The DNA segment TATTTGCCTCAAGCCTGTTGTTGCTAAGAAATGTTGAAGGCGGTGAGGATCTGGTGCTTTTTATGCTGCTTTTGGTATGGTCTACCGATATTGCGGCGTATTTTTCCGGCAAATTGATAGGGGGGGCGAAAATATGCGTGAAGATAAGCCCTAATAAAACATGGGCAGGTCTTCTGGGCGGAATGGCTGCCGCAGCACTGATAGGGGGGATTGCCCATTTTATATTTAACGTACACAGTTTTACGGTAATGTTCATAGGCGGTGCATTGATGGCGGTTCTGGCACAGGCGGGTGACTTTTTCGAATCATGGGTGAAACGTAAATTCGGTGTTAAAGATAGCGGTAATATAATTCCGGGTCATGGCGGTGTTATGGACAGAATGGACGGATTTGTAACCGTTTCGACAGTGTTTGCGTTTCTGGTTCTAATAAATGGCGGTAGTTTCTTGCAATGATATCAGATGATGCACCGGATTCTATAACTATACTGGGTTCTACCGGCTCAATCGGTTGTAACACCGTAAAGGTAATAAGCGAGTCGGATAAAAAATATTCCGTGACGGCACTGACGGCTAATTCAAACGTAGAGCTTTTAGCAAAACAGGCAAAGGAACTAAGAGCAAAATATGCGGTAATAGCTGATGAGTCTTTGTATGGTGATTTAAAAAGACTACTTGCAGGTAGTGATATACAAGCATTGGCAGGATTCGGTGAGGTAGCAAACGCCGCCTCTATAAAAACTGATATAGTTATGTCGGCGATTGTGGGTGTGGCAGGACTTGTGCCTACTATGGAGGCAATAAAACAGGGAAGTAAAATAGCCCTTGCAAATAAAGAGTGCCTAGTCTGTGCCGGCGGTATCATGACCGATGCGGTAAAGCAATATAAAGCCTCCCTTATTCCTGTTGATTCGGAACATAATGCCATTTATCAGGTGTTCGATTTTGATAACCCGCAAAATGTTTCCAAAATAATACTTACAGCGTCAGGAGGACCTTTCAGGACTTATACCAAAGAACAGATGACCTCGGTTACGCCTCAGCAGGCATTAGCTCACCCTAACTGGGATATGGGCAGTAAGATATCGGTTGATTCGGCAACTATGATGAATAAAGGGCTAGAAGTAATAGAAGCATATTACCTGTTCCCCGTCGAAAAAGAGCAGATAGATGTTGTCATACATCCTGAGTCTATTATTCATTCAATGGTGGAATATCATGATGGTTCGGTGCTGGCACAGCTTGGCACTCCCGATATGTGTACGCCTATCGGTGTTGCATTGGCATGGCCTCAAAGGCTTAAGATAAATACACAAAAGCTTGACCTTACAAAGATAGGGAGCCTTACTTTTGAAGAGCTTGATAATAACAGGTTTGAAGCTGTAAAACTTGCTAAACAGGCATTGCAGGAAGGAAGCATGATGCAAATAGCATATAACTGTGCCAACGAGGTGGCAGTCGAACAGTTCCTGAATGGAAATATAGGATTCAACGATATAGTAAGAGTTACAAAATCAATAATGGATTCTGTAAAATCCGGTAGTTTACAGAATATTGATGACGTGTTATTAGTGGTAGACGAGATAAATAAAAAAACAACATCGCTAACAAGTAAAATCGTAGCTTGAGGTTTTGATTTTTTATAAATTTCGTTGTAAAGTTAAACTCCTTAAATTAAAAAAAGTTATAAATTATGGTTCAAAGTCACGCCGCATTAGAAACTTATCTGGCACCATTAAAAGAATTGTTCGAAGAAGATGGAGTCGCAGAGATATCAATCAACAGACCCGGAGAAGCATGGATTGAGAAGCGCGGCGATATGTACATGGTAGAGCTTCCGGAGTTTGATTTTGAGCATTTAAAAGGTCTTGCAAGGCTTATTGCACAATCAACTGAGCAAAAAGTAAGTGAGGAACGCCCGCTTTTATCGGCAACCCTTCCTAACGGATTTCGTATTCAGGTGGTGTTCCCTCCTGCAGCGGAACCCGGACATGTAATTATGTCAATTCGTAAAGGCTCTACACTTAACTGGAACCTTGATGACTATGAAAAAATGGGAGCTTTCTCGCACACGGCAGTAGATGAACAAGACGATCCGCATGATAAAGAACTATCTGAATTGCTTGATAAAAACGAAATAAAACAATTCATGATAAAAGCTATTCAGTATAAGAAAAACATTATCATAAGCGGTGGTACTTCAACAGGTAAAACGACATTTACAAATGCTTGCCTAAAGGCAATCCCTGCCGAAGAACGTCTTATAACCGCAGAGGACGCACGTGAGGTTATTCTTGATCAGCACCCTAACCGTGTACACCTTCTTGCCTCAAAAGGAGGGCAGGGACGTGCACAGGTAACTACACAGGATCTTATTGAAGCCTGCTTACGTCTGCGTCCCGACAGGATAATCGTGGGAGAGGTTCGTGGTGCCGAAGCATTCAGTTTTCTGCGTGCTATCAATACCGGACACCCCGGTTCTATTTCAACACTGCACGCAGATACGCCGCAGATGGCTATGGAGCAGTTAAAGCTAATGGTTATGCAGGCGGGGCTTGGTATGCCTCCTGCCGAGGTAAGGCAATATATCTCGCAGGTAGTTGATATTGTGGTACAGCTAAAAAGAAGCGGTAAAGTACGTCATATTTCGGAAATATATTTCAAGAACAGACACCGCAAAACGGAAGAGGAATAATGTCCGAATTATCAAGAGCATTCAGGAATTTTGTTGCAATATCATTTGTATTTTGCGTGGTTCTGGGTATTTGCCTGACGGTTTCTGCATTTTTAGTAGTAATACTGGTTGAGGAAGTAAGAAGCGTTAGGTTTACAGGTGATATTATCGCAGATGTCGGTTATTTCTGGGGGCGGTTCATAGAATATTGGAAAGTCTGGTGGGATAATAAATACACTTTAAAGCCACTTGACGGTATAGTGTTATCAAACGGTAATATAAGTAAGTTCTTTGTAATAAAACTTTTTGCCGCAACTATATTCCCTGTTATTTCGATGGGTACTCTTATATTAATATTCAGGGCGCCGTTAATGGACTGGCGACCTTTCAGGAAAAAAGAGTCATTACACGGTGATGCTAAGTGGGCAACCGATAAAGATTTAGAGAAGGCAGGCTTACGTGCTAAGAAAGGAGTGTTGTTAGGCAAGGATAATAAAGGGAACTTTCTGGTAGCAGGAGGCTTTCAGCACGCTTTGCTATTTGCTCCTACCGGTTCGGGAAAGGGTGTTGGATTCGTTATACCTAACCTGCTTTTTTGGGAAGATTCATGTTTTATTCACGATATTAAACTGGAAAACTATGAGCTTACAAGCGGGTGGAGAAAAGAAAAATTAAAACAGAACGTATATTTATGGAACCCTGCCGACTCAGACGGCATAAGCCATTGCTATAACCCTTTGCAGTGGATTAGCCTCAAGCCCGGACAGATGGTTGATGACGTACAGAAAATAGCTAACATATTGCTTCCCGATACGTCGGATTTTTGGGAAAGTGAGGCAAGAAGTTTATTTACGGGGATAGTGCTGTATTTGTGTGCCGTACCTGAGAAGGTACAGTCTTTCGGGGAGGTAGTCAGAACCTTGCGTAGTGACGATGTGGTTTATAACCTTGCGGTGGTGTTAGATACCATAGGAAAAGACATTCACCCCGTTTCATATATGAATATAGCTTCATTCCTGCAAAAGGCAGACAAAGAGCGTTCGGGCGTTATATCGACATTGAACTCCAAGCTAGAGCTTTGGGCAAACCCGCTAATTGATACCGCTACCGCTACAAGCGATTTTAATATCAGTGATTTTAAAAGGCAGCCTACGACGGTGTATGTAGGGGTGACTCCCGATAACTTAAAGCGTCTGCAACCTTTATTGCAGGTGTTCTATCAGCAGGCAACCGAATTCCTTGCCCGTTCCATACCCACCGCAGAGGATAAGTATGGCGTTTTATTTATGATGGACGAGTTTCCGACACTTGGAAAAATGGATCAGTTCAAAGCAGGTATAGCATATTTCCGTGGATATAAATTAAGGCTTTTCCTTATCGTACAAGATACCGAGCAGCTTAAAGATATTTATGAGGATGCGGGAATGAACTCGTTTCTTTCTAACTCTACATACCGTATAACATTTGCCGCAAATAACGTGGAAACGGCAGAACTCATCTCTAAAATGGTAGGTAACAAAACGGTTGAACAGGTTTCTGCGAATAAACCCAAGTTCCTTGACCTTAACCCCGGTGCACGTTCCCTGCACGTTTCGGAAACACAAAGAGCCTTGTTACTTCCACAAGAGGTTGTGAGTCTGGATAGAGATCTTCAAATACTTCTGATAGAGGCAAGCCCTCCTATAAAATCTAAAAAGATAAAATATTATAAGGATTCTTTCTTCACTAAGAGGTTATTACCGCCGATATTTGTTCCGACACAAGAACCTTATGACCCTAGAAAACACGGCAAAAAAGCAGTTCAGGAACAACAGGAAGTGCAAGAAGAGGAGCAAGCGGCTTAGTATTTCGAGTCACCGTCAATATACCCTTCTTCATATTCTTCCTCATCAAGCCCGTCTAATTCGGCTAAGTCATCAAATAACTCGGAAATTGAATTTCCCCCACGTTGCTGATTATATAAGGTTTTGTCAACACAAGCGTTAAAAATATCAGTAGGGTTGTCATCGGCTATAAGCTGAGTGTAGCATACTGTTAAGGTTGTATTAAACTCGCTTCCGTCAAATAAAGCGATAGTTTCAGAGGATATGTTATCTATTATACGGTTTATTATAACGTCTTTGGCACTTTGTGTATTACAATCAAGTAAAACCAGACCGATTACCTCGTTTTCAATATGTGCCGCAATATCCTCATTACGGCATGTTTTCTTAATAATGTCCGTGTATTTATTTATAACTTTAGATACGGTCATTTCATCATGCTTTGCAAGCTTTGAAAAATTATCTATTCCAAGTGTTACGAATGTGACTTCAATAGGATCTTCGGCAATAAATTTATAGGCAGTGTTATATGCGTGCATTAAAGTGCTGATATCATTAGAACCACGCCCGTTCATTTCAGAGGCTATCTCATTTTTTAGCTCCTCAATTTTCTTGGTAAGCCTTATATCCCTTAATAATATCTCATAATCCTGAACTGTCGGATTTTTAGATGTTAGATAAAATATCTTCATGCTAACTTCTATTTTTTTGCCGTTCTTATTTTTTACCTGAAAATTAGGTATCTTTCTTGCAACCGAGGCAAAATCATATGAAGGATCTTCAAACTCAATATTTTCTTCGAGAGATTCATTTATCCTTTCGGGTAAAAGTGAAGCAATCCTGCCTCCGACAAGTTCTTCGGGCTTATATCCTGTTAATTTTTCCGCAGCAGGGTTCATACCGACAACTTCAACAACTTTATTATTGTTATGCTGCCTGATGGTTATTAGTGCGTCACCCTTCCTTTTAGCTGATAATGTAGTTTCCATTTATTAATCACTTTATCTTTAATTAAGCCGGATTAAGCCTGCATCGTTGATATTTTAGTGCATTTGAATTGCAGAACATCTTTCACCAAACTAACTGTTACAACGCCACCTTTAGATAATTTTCCGAATAATATCTCATCTGCCAGCGGTTTTTTAATCTGTTCGTTTATTATTCTTTCTAAAGGTCTTGCACCGTTCTTCGAGTCATAGCCGTTTTCGGCAAGGTGTTTCCTAACCTTCTTATTCATCTCTATCTTTACCGCTTTATCCGCAAGTTGCAACTGCAAATTAAGTATAAATTTATCTACTACTTTTTCAACTACCTTAGGAGATAGCGGTGTAAACGGAATTATAGCATCAAGCCTGTTCCGAAATTCGGGAGAGAATGTTTTATTTATAACATCGGAATCCTCACCGTTTCTATCAAAGCGACCGAATCCCATAGGTGCTTTGCTTACTTCCTCCGCACCGGCATTGGTGGTCATTATTATTATACTGTTGCGGAAATTCAAATTCTTGCCGTTATTATCGGTTATTCTTCCATAATCCATCATCTGCAACAAAAGGTTGTATATGTCGGGGTGAGCTTTTTCTATCTCGTCAAATAATATTACCGAATAAGGGTTTTTTTCTATAGCCTCGGTCAATATACCGGCTTTGTCATAACCTACATATCCCGGAGGTGCGCCTATTAACCTTGCTATCGAATGCTGCTCCAGATATTCCGACATATCTATTCTTACCAGCTCCATATCCATTATAAGTGCAAGCTGTGCCGCAAGTTCGGTTTTCCCCACCCCTGTAGGGCCTGAAAATAAATAACTGCCCATCGGTTTGATATTGTCCCTAAGACCTGCTCTTGACATTTTTATAGCGGTAGATAAAGACTCAATCGCAAGATCCTGTCCGAATATTATTTTCTTTAAACATGATTCGAGTTTCCTTAACTTTATACTCTCGTCCATTCCTACGTTGCGGATAGGGACTTTTGCTATTTTCGCAACTATGTTTTCAATATCGGATACACCTATTACCGCTTTCCTTTTTTCTTTCGGTGCAAGCTTTTGATGTGCGCCTGCTTCGTCTATTATATCTATTGCCTTATCAGGCAATCTTCTATTGCTGATATAGCGTCTTGAAAGGTCCACCGCAGATATGATAGCATCTTGAGTATAAGAAACACCATGATGTTCTTCATAGTAAGGTTTTAAACCCTCAAGTATGGAAATACACATATCCCTTGTCGGCTCTTCAACGTCTATCCTTTGAAAACGTCTTATCAATGCCTGATCTTTTTCAAAGTGGCTGTGATATTCCATATAAGTTGTAGAGCCTATACATTTGAACTCGCCCCTTGCTAAGGCCGGTTTTAAAAGATTGCCGGCATCTAAAGAGCCGCCGCTTGTAGAGCCGGCTCCTACTATGGTGTGTATTTCATCAATAAATATTATGGCATGGGGTAATTTTTCTATTTCGGCAATTACAGATTTTATCCTTTCTTCAAAGTCACCGCGGTATTTTGTACCGGCAAGTAACGACCCCATATCCAGAGCGAATATAACCGCTTTTTTCAAAATCCCCGGAACCTGCCCCTTCGATATTTTTAGTGCAAGACCTTCTACAAGAGCGGTTTTCCCCACACCGGGTTCACCGACAAATAACGGGTTATTCTTGGTTCGCCTGCATAGAATTTCAATCGTCCTTTGCACCTCTTCTTCCCTGCCGATAAGAATATCTACCTTGCCGGCCTCTGCCTTTTTGTTCAGGTTAATACAATATTGTGACAATGCGCTGTTATTATCTTTTTCGGTATTTACGGTAGACGGCGATACGGTAGGCTTAGGTTCATGTGCCTTCTCAAAAAGCTTTTTCGGAAATTCATCAAACAAGCCCTGCTCGTCATCGTTATAATCATCACCCTCGTCAGCGAATTTAATCACACCGTGCGATATATAGTTAATTACATCAAGATACGTAATTCCCTGTCCCTTTAAAAAAAAGACGGCATGTGATTCATGCTCGCCGAACATCTCTGCCAATACGTTCGCACCCGTCACTATCTTGCTGTTAGCCGAATGTGCATGTATCGCCGCCCTATGAATTACTCTTTGGAAACCGGCAGTGGGCTTTACGTCCGTGTTGTTCTCAACAACTAACGCCTCAAGGTCATTGCCTAAAAAATGCTTTAACTCCTCGCATAATGAAGGAAGGCTTCCCCCACACCCGTTAAGTACTGCACATGCGTCCGGATCTTCAGTCAATGCCAGCAATAAATGTTCTAAAGTAGCGTATTCGTGCGAACATTTATGAGCCAGCGTTAATGCTCTGTGCAAACTTAATTCAAGGTTTTTTGATAGCATTACTTTCGCCCCTTCTAAGTGATATGTTAAGAGTTATTCCACTTTCAAATGCACTTTCGTTAGCAAATAATATCTTTGTCTCTGCAACATCCTTGGTATAATTCTTCAATATGATGCGGTCGGTCTTGGAAAATATTTTTAATTCGTTTGATATCTGTTTGTTGTCTTTGTGGAAAACTTCCGATAACAGGTAATATACAAAACTGTTAGACTCATTTTTATTACCTGTTTCGTTCTTTATAATAATGTCATAGAAAGAAGGGTAATGTGAGCTGTAATGAATATTTTTTATAATATTACTTATACATTCTGAAAATTTATTTTTATCATAATTCATAATATAAACACTCAATCTAAGTATATCCCAGAACCAATTATAACCAACATTCCTTACTAAATTGTTAACGTGGTTCATGATAATTTAACCGAGACTAAAAAGACTCAGGCTTCGTTGACACTATTGAGACTTCTGCAGAATGACATGTTCAACCACTAAACTTATAGTTGTGAAAACAATTAACCGTACATACCGATGATAAATCCGCATACTAATTGAATAATCAATATGCACAACACTTTAACGAATAATGTATATTTAAACAATCGTTATACAACTCTAGGTAGTTAAAAGCGGCATCTATAAGCCTTATTGTAATAAAAATGTTAGTAATTTATTAAGGTTTTGAATGTATAATGATTTTAGATTTGAAATAAAATTTCATTTTTTGGTTTAGGGGATAAATGCAAGCAAAAAAGAGAATTTTATCTGAAGTTGATATTGATGCACTGCTAAAAAGTCCGAAAGATATCAAGTTGGATATAATAAAGAAAATAGGTAAATATTATACCGCAGGCAGTTTTTCAGATGAACAAAAAAAGGCCGCCGAGAAGATAATATCTACCATCGCCGATAGTGAGTCGGATGAGCAGGTCAGGCAGGCTATGTCCGAGTCCATCAAAAATTCTAATGACATTCCTCATAAAATAGTAATGCATCTGGCGGAAGACGTTACTATCGTATCCATACCGGTATTGGAATTTTCTCCTGTTCTTACAGATGAAAACCTTATCTATATAATACAAAAAACAGATGACATTGAAAAAGAAAAAAGCATTTCTAAAAGGGTTAATGTTTCGCAAGTAGTATCAAATGCCCTGATAGATAAGAAGCATGAGCCTGTTATAGTAACATTGCTGCGTAATAAAAGCTCACGTGTGCCTGACAAGGGTTATGAGGATATCATAAAAATCTTTGCCCATAAAAAATCAATTATGGAAGAAGTCATGCAGCGTCCTAAAGTGCCTTTATATATAGTACGTGATGCTGCTCGAAAAATGTCGCCGGATAATACGAATGATACGGTAGAGAATAATGCCGACATGGAATATAACAGCTTTATAAAGCGAGCAAGGGAAAAAGGTATTAACGATGATATAATGCCGATTTATGCTTTATGTAAGGGAAGTTTTAAGCTGTTTAAATTATGTGTGGCAAGAAATATTTACATACCGGTTGTAAATATTTCAAAGCTACTTAATAATGACGAAAGCGGTGAAAAATTCGATATCATATATCAAAGGGCAAACCTGCCGGAGAAACTTCATAGTTCTAGCAAGGTACTGTTTTTGGTATTAAGGGATTTCAGTGAAGATATTGATACCGAAATATCAAGCCTGACTGAATCGGAAGCTAAAAGAGTAATAAATAATATGATAATGCTCGCAGAAGAAATGGATGTTACCGAAAATCTTGAGTATCTGGTGTCATTAATCAATATTGGGGTAAATAAGTAATTAAAGCCTGAGGAATAAAAGTTTGTTATGAGTGCAGAAAAAAATATAGTATCTCATGTAGATATTGAATTGCTTTTAAATAGTCCTTTAGAAGCAAAAATAGACGTAATAAAAAAAATAGGTAAGTATTACACTGAGGGAAGTCTGTCCATTCAACAAAAAGAGGCTGTAGAAAGAATACTAAGTACACTTATAAAAGAATCCGATACTCAGGTTAAACAAGGAATATCCGAGTCTATAAAAAGTGCGTCAAACGCTTCAAATGAACTTGTTATGCAGTTGGCTCAGGATATTGATATTGTTGCAATACCTATATTGGAATTCTCAAAAGCCTTAACCGATGAAAACCTAATCTATATAATAGAAAGAACCGATGACATTGAAAAACAAAAAATCATATCAAAACGTGAAGCGGTTTCAGAGGGTGTTTCGGAGGCACTTATACATAAAGGACATGAAGACGTTGTAGTTACTTTATTAAATAACAAAGGAGCTGCAGTTTCAGAAGACGGATATAAAGAGATAGTTGAAAAATTCCCTGAGGTAAAGAATATCCTTGGTTCAATAAAACAAAGGGCAAAAGTACCTTTAAGTATTCTCAAGACCGTTAAAGAAAAGCTTATTGTAGAGGGTGATGAACAAGATATTGATAATAAGAAATCCAAGCAAGATGTCGATAAGGAATATTACCAGTTTACGCAAGTTATCAAAAAACGTGGTGTGCAGGATAATATAGCTCCGATTTATGCTTTATGTATGGGTAACATAAAGCTTTTCGAAACATGTGTTGCAAGAAAGTTAAAAGCACCAGTTATGAATGTCAGAAAAATACTGGATAGTGATGCATCAAATAGTTTTAGTGAACTTTATAAAAGAGTGGGACTGCCGGATAACCTGTTTGATTCTACCGAAACACTACTTTGTGTTCTCAATAACCTTAGCGAAGAGCTTCCGGGTACAGGTGTAAAGCTCTCGGACAGGGATTCAAAAAGAATCATCACAAATATGCTTATGTTCGATGAAGAGGAAGGCGGTATAGAAAATATCGAATATATAATAACCCTTATAAAAAGCACCGTAGAAGGGAATGGTTAAGACGATTGCTTTTTAGCGTCCGGTTTCCTTATATAAAGAGGAGAGATAATTTTCGGATAATCATTAGCCTTGAATTTTTTATATGCGGCATATGCTATAGATACCGATTCAGATGCTGCGTTCTTGTTAATGATTTTATAATCGCAGTTATTTTCCGACAGTATATCCGCTACAAGCATACTGCCGTTACCGGTTAATATGATTTCATTGTTTTTATTGAACTTGATTATTTGGTCGTAGCTAATTAATTCCGGTTCGGTCAGAGGTTCTAGATTTGTGCCAAAAAGCTGTGTATATAGCTGCTTCCTTTTGGCATCTAGTACGACAAGTATATCCCTTTTGTTATTTTTAAGGTCAAGCTGCATGGCAACAGACTCAAAGCTTGTGACAGGTACTATAGGCGTTCCGGTTACAAGGTTAATACCCTTTACACCCGATAGCCCTATCCTGACACCCGTAAAGCTACCCGGACCTATATTTACCGCTATAGCATCTAGCTCTTTATAATTAGTGCCGCCGTTTTTTAGTACGGTCCGGATTAGCGATATCATTTGTTCGGCTTGTTTGCCGGACTCGGTCTGAGTAATTTCACAGGCAATATTGCCGTCTTTTAGCAGTGAAACGGAACAGTCGCCGTGAGTAGTGTCTACAGAAAGAATTTTCATATTGTATAAAGAACAAAAAATAAAAATTGGAAAATAGTATAGTTTTTATATAGTAACGTATAATTAATTTCAATCAGAGTATTTTTCATGGCGTTTTCAAACAAAAAATGTGTTCCTTGTGAAGGGGGAGTCAAGCCGTTATCTCAAAATGAAGTAAAGAAGCTTTTAAGTGAAATCGAAGGCTGGCAGACAAATGCCGAATTTAATTCGATTCTAAAAGATATCAAATTCAGGAATTTTGAACAGGCATTGGAATTTGTCAATAAAGTAGGAAAAATAGCGGAAGAACAAAACCATCACCCCGATATTAAAATGGGCTGGGGATATTGTAGTATAACCTTGCAAACCCACTCCATAGGCGGTCTGCATGAAAATGACTTTATTGTTGCAGCTAAAATAAACGAGATAAAATAGTGGAACTTATTGAGATAAAACCTGAAGAATATAATGTTCAAACGGACATAGTATATGCTACCGACAGGAACGTTACCGGCAAAGCTATATATAAGAACGGTTACTGTTTTTTACACACGGATGCGGCGGCGGCTTTAAAAAAAGCCTCAGAATTTGCAAATAAAATAGGTTATAAAATAAAAATATTCGATGCATTTCGACCCCTTGAAGCCCAATGGGCATTATGGAATAAATTTCCCGACCCTGAATTTGTTTCAGATCCACAAAACGGTGTTACCCCTCATTGTAGAGGTATTGCGGTTGATATGACGCTGGTTGATGCTAATTTAAAAGAGCTTGATATGGGAACGGAATTTGACGCTTTTACTCCGCTGTCACATCACGGAAATCAGGAAGTTAGTATTGAAGCACAAAAAAACAGATACGTTTTAATGGGAATAATGGCGGTGTCCGGTTGGAAGCATAATCCTAACGAGTGGTGGCACTATCAGCTACCTTTTCATGAGAAATATAAAAAATATACTGATATTGAAGCAAAAACTTGTATAATTTAATAATATGTTAATAAAGTTTGTTTATTGTGTTTATTGTGGGTATTATATAGTTTCTTAGCATAAAGATTTAAAGCCCGCTTTAAAAAGGTAAATCTGTTTTTATTGCTAGAGCGAAATAAATATTGTAACATAAGGGTGTTTTAATAACTCACATTTATATTAAGAAAGGTAAATCTTAATGTTTTTTAAAAAAAAGAAACAAGACGAATCAATCGCAGCGAGTAAAAACTGGTATGAGGACAGATATCAAACTGTTGTTGTACAAAGAAACTTTCTGGTCATTTTAATATTGATATCAACTGTCGGGATTATTATATCTACCCTCGGTATCATTGAGGTTACCTCAAGCAAGAAAATAGAACCTTTTGTTATCGAGATTGAGGAAAAAACCGGTATAACTAACGTTATAAGACCTTTCCTGCGTGAAAGAATCG comes from the Pseudomonadota bacterium genome and includes:
- a CDS encoding DUF2336 domain-containing protein, producing the protein MQAKKRILSEVDIDALLKSPKDIKLDIIKKIGKYYTAGSFSDEQKKAAEKIISTIADSESDEQVRQAMSESIKNSNDIPHKIVMHLAEDVTIVSIPVLEFSPVLTDENLIYIIQKTDDIEKEKSISKRVNVSQVVSNALIDKKHEPVIVTLLRNKSSRVPDKGYEDIIKIFAHKKSIMEEVMQRPKVPLYIVRDAARKMSPDNTNDTVENNADMEYNSFIKRAREKGINDDIMPIYALCKGSFKLFKLCVARNIYIPVVNISKLLNNDESGEKFDIIYQRANLPEKLHSSSKVLFLVLRDFSEDIDTEISSLTESEAKRVINNMIMLAEEMDVTENLEYLVSLINIGVNK
- a CDS encoding DUF2336 domain-containing protein; the protein is MSAEKNIVSHVDIELLLNSPLEAKIDVIKKIGKYYTEGSLSIQQKEAVERILSTLIKESDTQVKQGISESIKSASNASNELVMQLAQDIDIVAIPILEFSKALTDENLIYIIERTDDIEKQKIISKREAVSEGVSEALIHKGHEDVVVTLLNNKGAAVSEDGYKEIVEKFPEVKNILGSIKQRAKVPLSILKTVKEKLIVEGDEQDIDNKKSKQDVDKEYYQFTQVIKKRGVQDNIAPIYALCMGNIKLFETCVARKLKAPVMNVRKILDSDASNSFSELYKRVGLPDNLFDSTETLLCVLNNLSEELPGTGVKLSDRDSKRIITNMLMFDEEEGGIENIEYIITLIKSTVEGNG
- the tsaB gene encoding tRNA (adenosine(37)-N6)-threonylcarbamoyltransferase complex dimerization subunit type 1 TsaB, translated to MKILSVDTTHGDCSVSLLKDGNIACEITQTESGKQAEQMISLIRTVLKNGGTNYKELDAIAVNIGPGSFTGVRIGLSGVKGINLVTGTPIVPVTSFESVAMQLDLKNNKRDILVVLDAKRKQLYTQLFGTNLEPLTEPELISYDQIIKFNKNNEIILTGNGSMLVADILSENNCDYKIINKNAASESVSIAYAAYKKFKANDYPKIISPLYIRKPDAKKQSS
- a CDS encoding 4a-hydroxytetrahydrobiopterin dehydratase encodes the protein MAFSNKKCVPCEGGVKPLSQNEVKKLLSEIEGWQTNAEFNSILKDIKFRNFEQALEFVNKVGKIAEEQNHHPDIKMGWGYCSITLQTHSIGGLHENDFIVAAKINEIK
- the ddpX gene encoding D-alanyl-D-alanine dipeptidase, whose product is MELIEIKPEEYNVQTDIVYATDRNVTGKAIYKNGYCFLHTDAAAALKKASEFANKIGYKIKIFDAFRPLEAQWALWNKFPDPEFVSDPQNGVTPHCRGIAVDMTLVDANLKELDMGTEFDAFTPLSHHGNQEVSIEAQKNRYVLMGIMAVSGWKHNPNEWWHYQLPFHEKYKKYTDIEAKTCII